From Patescibacteria group bacterium, a single genomic window includes:
- a CDS encoding glycosyltransferase — protein sequence MKVIHIIPAAFEYFDQIKSEAFKLVEDLYKLGIETEAVTLQYGNTSRRMEREVQKVASSHSLAGTENVSDIISSLEKFDIVHLHTPLFGLAGKILKWKVLHPEIPLLVTRHRNIITADLFSLLIQLYNVYYVPRLLKAADLVIDERKEKQLALDYEMAYNNLASKILINK from the coding sequence ATGAAAGTCATCCATATAATTCCCGCCGCCTTTGAGTACTTTGATCAGATAAAATCAGAGGCCTTTAAGCTGGTGGAGGACTTATATAAGTTGGGAATTGAAACTGAAGCGGTTACTTTGCAGTACGGAAACACTTCCCGAAGAATGGAGCGTGAGGTTCAAAAAGTTGCTTCATCGCACAGCTTGGCCGGTACTGAAAATGTCAGTGACATAATTTCATCCTTAGAAAAATTTGATATTGTTCATTTACACACGCCGCTATTTGGCCTGGCCGGAAAAATCCTGAAGTGGAAAGTTTTGCACCCCGAGATTCCTTTGCTAGTTACCCGCCATCGTAATATTATTACTGCTGACCTGTTCAGTTTGTTGATACAGCTGTATAATGTTTATTATGTTCCGCGTTTGTTAAAAGCGGCAGATCTAGTTATTGATGAAAGGAAGGAAAAACAGCTTGCGCTTGACTACGAAATGGCATATAATAATCTAGCATCTAAAATTTTAATAAATAAATAA